In Panicum hallii strain FIL2 unplaced genomic scaffold, PHallii_v3.1 scaffold_65, whole genome shotgun sequence, a single genomic region encodes these proteins:
- the LOC112878609 gene encoding uncharacterized protein LOC112878609 gives MALDDPMELDDQRGQEVATVVVEQTNIQEVNHVDVSLSMHHNMISIEEVDALGLVNADFNSESSPVREENFLCEDNETTVKMNDAFRTPMKKKQHVLEKGMLFDDMEAAHKFYMEYAHSLAFSVRIGQQKLDANGVVIWKRFLCAREGYKREKEEGASGSSSKGRRSRESRCGCPAYIYVKRTLEDWCRGF, from the exons ATGGCTCTCGATGATCCCATGGAACTCGATGATCAACGAGGTCAGGAGGTCGCCACCGTCGTTGTTGAACAGACGAACATTCAGGAGGTCAACCATGTTGACGTGTCTCTTTCCATGCATCACAACATGATCTCCATAGAAGAGGTAGATGCACTGGGACTCGTGAATGCTGATTTTAACAGTGAATCATCGCCTGTTCGCGAAGAGAACTTCTTGTGTGAAG ATAACGAGACTACTGTCAAAATGAATGATGCATTTAGAACACCAATGAAGAAAAAACAACATGTTCTTGAG AAAGGGATGTTGTTTGATGACATGGAAGCGGCTCATAAATTTTACATGGAATATGCACATAGTCTTGCTTTCTCTGTTCGTATAGGTCAACAGAAATTAGATGCTAATGGAGTGGTTATCTGGAAGCGGTTCTTGTGTGCAAGAGAAGGGTataaaagagaaaaagaagaaggcgctagtggttcatcatcAAAGGGTCGCAGAAGTAGGGAGTCGAGATGTGGATGTCCAGCTTATATTTATGTTAAACGCACTCTTGAAG ATTGGTGCAGGGGGTTTTGA
- the LOC112878608 gene encoding protein FAR1-RELATED SEQUENCE 5-like produces the protein MFIENLHTLNKLDHNFFFEYEVKDGRLFRVFWADTTSRKNYVHFGDVLSFDTTYSTNQYDMKFAPFTGVNHHMRSIFFGAAFLADEKIESYVWLFNTFLRAMGGKAPSFIVTDEDASIKAAIAIILPDTIHRLCMWHIMKKLPEKIDANLLKDDEFRKMINLCVWGSETIEEFESRWQAWIAKYHFENNEWLVGRYKIRKSWIPAYFREIWLGGILRTTSRSESANSFFSRFIGRKLALVEFWIRFDTALKCQRQDELIDDNTSMHTNPKLLTSWELERHGGAVFTHEVFRRFQDELLAAREHCDVQTTTEMEDRTIIRVVDNSNRPREVIFVNADQVHKCSFMLFESIGIPCRHIIRMLRSARISELPMHYITKRWTKNCKREAAFDSEGNLLIEKSITSMEDSTRRKMAAAHNKFEDIFQMAKTSEEGLDILIQNLERLSLLFEPTSRARQEEQESFIGMSIPENVQVVNFGSDAVSLTISTTGLQASVNALGSTITVLTSGNVMDENSFSNQNKVAPVKSELSNAAEQMQVTLAPHSFSTFDLALAQSKLVAEI, from the exons ATGTTTATTGAGAATTTACATACACTTAACAAGTTGGACCACAATTTCTTCTTTGAATATGAGGTAAAGGATGGTCGGTTGTTTCGAGTGTTTTGGGCTGATACAACTAGTAGGAAGAATTATGTCCATTTTGGTGATGTGTTGTCTTTTGATACTACCTACAGCACAAACCAGTATGACATGAAATTCGCTCCTTTTACTGGGGTCAATCATCATATGCGTTCCATTTTCTTTGGGGCTGCCTTCTTAGCTGATGAGAAGATTGAGAGCTATGTATGGTtgtttaacacctttcttcgaGCTATGGGAGGGAAGGCTCCATCATTTATTGTAACAGATGAGGATGCTAGCATCAAGGCTGCCATTGCCATCATTCTTCCTGACACTATACACAGGTTGTGCATGTGGCACATTATGAAAAAGTTGCCTGAGAAAATTGAtgccaaccttctgaaagatgATGAGTTTAGGAAGATGATCAACTTATGTGTATGGGGTTCAGAAACTATAGAAGAGTTTGAGAGCAGATGGCAAGCATGGATTGCAAAGTATCACTTTGAGAACAATGAATGGTTAGTTGGAAGGTATAAAATCCGCAAATCATGGATACCTGCATACTTCAGAGAAATATGGCTTGGAGGTATACTCCGAACAACCTCTAGATCAGAAAGTGCTAATTCGTTTTTCAGTCGCTTTATTGGTCGCAAGCTTGCACTTGTAGAATTTTGGATAAGGTTTGATACAGCATTAAAATGTCAGAGGCAGGATGAATTGATTGATGATAACACTTCTATGCATACCAACCCAAAGCTTTTGACATCGTGGGAATTAGAGAGACATGGCGGTGCCGTTTTCACACATGAGGTTTTTAGAAGATTTCAGGATGAGTTGCTAGCAGCAAGAGAGCACTGTGATGTACAGACCACAACTGAAATGGAGGATAGAACAATTATTAGAGTGGTCGACAACTCCAACAGACCAAGAGAGGTGATTTTCGTTAATGCCGATCAGGTACATAAGTGTTCATTCATGTTATTCGAGTCCATAGGAATACCATGTCGCCATATTATACGGATGCTAAGATCTGCAAGGATAAGTGAACTACCCATGCACTACATCACCAAGAGATGGACCAAAAATTGCAAAAG AGAAGCAGCATTTGATAGTGAAGGAAATTTATTAATTGAGAAGTCCATTACGTCCATGGAAGATAGTACGAGAAGAAAGATGGCAGCTGCCCATAACAAATTTGAAGATATTTTTCAAATGGCCAAGACTTCTGAGGAAGGTCTGGACATTCTTATACAGAATTTGGAGAGGCTCTCCTTATTATTTGAGCCTACATCTCGTGCAAGACAGGAGGAACAAGAAAGTTTTATTGGGATGTCCATTCCGGAAAATGTACAA GTTGTAAACTTTGGGTCGGATGCTGTTAGCCTCACAATCTCCACAACTGGACTTCAGGCTAGTGTTAATGCTCTGGGATCAACCATCACTGTTCTCACATCCGGGAATGTTATGGATGAAAATTCTTTCAGTAACCAAAACAAG GTTGCGCCGGTGAAGAGCGAGCTGAG